One window from the genome of Sulfuricurvum sp. IAE1 encodes:
- a CDS encoding ATP-binding protein: protein MFTRTAISILYEALAISPAVLLSGARQVGKSTLCLGQDREYRVFDDLSEREAALNDAIGYVVSLPKPVTLDEIQKVPEILEGIKIDIDKKRINGTFLLTGSANVLDMKKAKDTLAGRIIEIVMWPLSQKEINGKHEENIIDALFAHGISGIQATGISYDALLKAILSGGYPEIQKIESVRGRALWFNSYISTYVERDIRDVGELRDISAFIKFFNIIAPRSCGLLNKSDIASDAALTEPTINNYLSMLEMIYQISLLKAYSSNVSKRFIKSPKLYMTDSGVFCHLLGVTGLEELHESNHKGNIFETFVYSELLKHTSYSISQPSLFHYRTNDKKEIDFILEKGNKTIAIEVKASHTVKKEDFKHIADFQSKSTQKILGIVLYSGEHILPFGDEAGERYAVPLSVFF, encoded by the coding sequence ACGTCAGGTCGGTAAATCCACATTGTGTTTGGGGCAGGATCGCGAATATCGTGTATTTGATGATTTGAGCGAACGGGAAGCGGCATTGAATGACGCAATAGGATATGTCGTATCTTTGCCCAAGCCAGTTACACTCGATGAGATTCAAAAGGTACCGGAAATACTCGAAGGCATTAAAATCGATATCGATAAAAAGCGCATAAACGGTACGTTTCTTCTGACTGGGTCGGCCAATGTATTGGATATGAAAAAAGCCAAAGACACTTTGGCCGGAAGAATCATTGAAATCGTTATGTGGCCGTTGTCCCAAAAAGAGATCAATGGCAAACACGAAGAAAATATCATTGATGCTTTGTTCGCGCATGGGATCAGTGGCATACAAGCGACCGGGATCTCCTATGATGCTCTCCTAAAAGCAATCCTCAGCGGCGGATATCCGGAAATTCAAAAAATAGAATCGGTAAGAGGAAGAGCGCTGTGGTTCAACTCCTATATCAGCACCTACGTGGAAAGAGATATTCGTGATGTTGGCGAACTGAGGGACATCAGTGCCTTTATCAAATTTTTTAACATCATCGCACCAAGAAGCTGTGGTCTTTTGAACAAATCCGATATCGCAAGCGATGCGGCACTGACCGAGCCGACCATCAACAACTATCTTTCCATGCTGGAGATGATTTATCAGATATCGCTGCTGAAAGCCTACAGCTCGAATGTATCCAAGCGGTTTATCAAATCGCCTAAACTGTATATGACCGATAGCGGAGTGTTTTGCCATCTATTGGGAGTAACCGGTCTAGAAGAGCTGCACGAATCCAATCATAAAGGAAATATATTTGAAACCTTTGTGTACAGCGAACTTCTCAAACATACAAGCTACAGCATCTCGCAGCCATCACTCTTCCATTACCGAACCAATGACAAAAAAGAGATAGATTTTATTCTCGAAAAAGGGAACAAAACCATTGCGATAGAAGTCAAAGCTTCTCATACGGTTAAAAAAGAGGATTTCAAACATATCGCCGATTTTCAGTCAAAATCAACTCAAAAAATACTGGGGATTGTTTTATACTCAGGTGAGCATATTTTACCGTTTGGGGACGAAGCAGGCGAACGGTATGCTGTGCCTTTGAGTGTTTTCTTCTAA
- a CDS encoding response regulator transcription factor translates to MKILLLEDEFMLARSIRTYLLSRGHLVDHYDNGQEVLDVIESKMHDFYILDINTPLVGGLECLKAIAQRYPDVPKIVISAYHDIDYISDAFDLGCSDYLKKPFNLKELDIRIQRLSAQSQQNAEPASDPVIRLSDRYTFNKETNLLYYDDTVQKFTKREHALIVLFVSNLGQVMTDESIRSFIWDGEDAEASTIRSLVNRVRQKLKEELIENMRGFGYIMKKGDLG, encoded by the coding sequence ATGAAAATCCTTTTGCTGGAAGACGAATTCATGCTGGCGCGCTCGATCCGGACCTATCTCCTCTCGCGCGGACATCTGGTCGACCATTACGACAACGGTCAGGAAGTGCTCGACGTAATCGAGTCCAAAATGCACGATTTCTACATTCTCGACATCAATACCCCTCTCGTCGGCGGGCTCGAATGTCTCAAAGCGATCGCGCAGCGCTATCCCGACGTTCCCAAAATCGTCATCAGCGCCTACCACGACATCGACTACATCTCCGATGCCTTCGACCTGGGATGCAGCGACTATCTCAAAAAGCCGTTCAATCTCAAAGAACTCGATATCCGCATCCAGCGCCTCAGCGCACAGAGCCAGCAAAACGCCGAACCCGCTTCCGATCCGGTGATCCGGCTTAGCGACCGTTACACGTTCAACAAAGAGACGAACCTGCTCTATTACGACGATACGGTGCAGAAATTCACCAAGCGCGAACACGCCCTCATCGTCCTTTTCGTGAGCAATCTGGGACAGGTGATGACCGATGAGAGTATCCGTTCGTTCATCTGGGACGGCGAGGACGCCGAAGCCTCGACGATCCGTTCCCTCGTCAACCGCGTCCGCCAGAAGCTCAAAGAAGAACTGATCGAAAACATGCGCGGATTCGGGTACATCATGAAAAAGGGCGACCTTGGCTAA
- a CDS encoding sensor histidine kinase, whose protein sequence is MNDSKPAILRLQSASALFIPTQSMLAAFRIVDLTLEELSMSTIDAVGLIAEIPRIDTAFLNVVRSLKARHGAFCVCLITPDADEEAFWPLAVLTHTVRFTPGHFALRCDTVMEELEKLFLSVWGNKRYTNALKMRSRRSGLVDSLGMVAHQWRQPINLISMEAINLMIQTGIEENIKSASVAKSAQIVSDQAQRMSDILKSVLSLGKVHRAKELFSIRELFERIASLWSEQLKQHDIELLVPHPVQDAQVYGYQTDLEEVLINLVANAKDAYTGAKTSGRRFISLEVRSDQSHLYLSVRDEAGGVPEPLREQIFQPDFSTKNKDEGFGIGLHVARLIIEQEFKGSLELTVGPKGSSFIATLPRNDLCSLRFID, encoded by the coding sequence ATGAATGACAGCAAACCCGCTATTCTGCGCCTTCAGAGTGCTTCCGCGCTGTTTATCCCTACGCAATCGATGCTTGCGGCGTTTCGAATCGTCGATCTGACGCTCGAAGAGCTTTCGATGAGCACCATAGACGCGGTGGGGCTCATCGCCGAAATTCCCCGCATAGACACGGCGTTCCTCAACGTCGTCCGTTCGCTCAAGGCGCGTCATGGAGCGTTTTGCGTCTGTCTCATCACCCCCGATGCAGACGAAGAGGCTTTCTGGCCCCTGGCCGTACTGACGCATACGGTCCGCTTCACCCCCGGTCATTTTGCTCTTCGATGCGATACGGTGATGGAAGAACTGGAAAAACTGTTCCTGTCGGTCTGGGGGAACAAACGCTACACCAATGCCCTCAAAATGCGTTCGCGCCGTTCCGGACTGGTCGATTCGCTTGGGATGGTCGCCCACCAGTGGCGCCAGCCAATCAACCTCATCAGCATGGAAGCGATCAACCTGATGATCCAGACGGGGATCGAGGAGAACATCAAATCCGCCTCCGTTGCCAAAAGCGCCCAGATCGTGTCCGATCAGGCCCAGAGGATGTCGGACATCCTCAAAAGCGTCCTCAGCCTCGGAAAAGTGCACCGCGCCAAAGAACTTTTTTCGATCCGCGAACTGTTTGAGCGGATCGCCTCGTTGTGGAGCGAACAGCTCAAACAGCACGATATCGAGCTGCTGGTCCCCCATCCGGTTCAGGATGCCCAGGTTTACGGGTATCAGACCGACCTCGAAGAGGTGCTGATCAACCTTGTCGCCAACGCCAAAGACGCCTACACCGGAGCCAAAACGTCCGGCAGACGCTTCATCAGCCTCGAGGTGCGTTCGGATCAAAGCCACCTCTATCTAAGCGTCCGGGACGAAGCGGGAGGCGTCCCCGAACCGCTCCGGGAGCAAATCTTCCAGCCCGATTTTTCAACGAAGAACAAAGATGAAGGCTTCGGCATCGGCCTGCACGTCGCACGCCTCATCATCGAGCAGGAGTTCAAAGGATCGCTAGAGCTTACCGTCGGACCCAAAGGCTCTTCCTTCATTGCGACCCTGCCGCGCAACGACCTTTGCAGCCTCCGCTTTATCGACTAG
- a CDS encoding HD domain-containing phosphohydrolase yields MNYVLNLREVTYALSEALDYVGIDDTMHGKRVAFMAAEIGKRLGWPAERINDLIVAGMMHDCGVSSTDVHDHLVSELDWDNSQAHCIRGSALLEKVGIYRDYAQAIFYHHTHWDEMPPTLDAVTMENANLIYLVDRVDALRVQIGDADAHQRAQIGDMIRKYAGKMFSPELVDAYTFCAQADSFWFYLESEALSGYLHEWLEKGSSEEVPFESIKAVAMMFADVVDAKSTFTTEHSYGVASLGRYIAHGLELGREIEERVELAALLHDLGKLRVADAILNKQGPLNEDERLKMNRHGFDSHMILRKIKGMHDIARIASLHHEYLNASGYPYHLSAGEIPLEARVLAVADIFQALIQDRPYRRGLDAEGALEILRQMVGDGRLDPRIVAFVEADLPRCYEHAKKGIEL; encoded by the coding sequence ATGAACTACGTTTTAAACCTGCGGGAAGTGACGTATGCCCTTTCCGAAGCGCTCGATTATGTCGGGATCGACGACACGATGCACGGCAAGCGGGTGGCGTTCATGGCGGCGGAAATAGGTAAACGCCTGGGGTGGCCGGCCGAGAGGATCAATGATCTGATCGTGGCGGGGATGATGCACGACTGCGGCGTCTCGTCGACCGACGTGCACGACCATCTGGTGAGCGAACTCGACTGGGACAATTCCCAGGCCCATTGCATACGGGGAAGTGCGCTGCTCGAAAAAGTCGGGATTTACCGCGACTACGCGCAGGCGATTTTTTATCATCATACCCACTGGGACGAAATGCCGCCGACGCTTGATGCGGTGACCATGGAAAACGCCAACCTGATCTACCTTGTCGACCGCGTCGATGCCCTGCGCGTCCAGATCGGCGACGCCGATGCGCATCAGCGCGCACAGATCGGGGATATGATCCGCAAATACGCCGGGAAGATGTTTTCGCCCGAGCTCGTCGACGCCTACACGTTCTGCGCGCAAGCCGATTCGTTTTGGTTCTACCTGGAGAGCGAAGCCCTCAGCGGCTATCTGCACGAGTGGCTCGAAAAAGGAAGTTCCGAAGAGGTGCCGTTCGAGTCGATCAAAGCGGTCGCAATGATGTTCGCCGACGTGGTCGACGCCAAAAGTACGTTTACGACCGAACACTCCTACGGCGTCGCGTCGCTGGGACGCTATATCGCGCACGGGCTCGAGCTGGGCCGGGAGATCGAAGAGAGGGTTGAACTCGCCGCGCTGCTGCATGATCTGGGGAAATTGCGGGTCGCCGATGCGATTTTAAACAAGCAAGGCCCTCTGAACGAGGACGAGCGGCTGAAAATGAACCGCCACGGCTTCGATTCGCACATGATCCTGCGTAAAATCAAGGGGATGCACGACATTGCCCGCATCGCTTCGCTCCATCACGAGTATCTCAACGCCAGCGGGTATCCCTACCATCTTTCCGCGGGTGAAATTCCCCTCGAAGCCCGGGTGCTCGCCGTCGCCGATATTTTCCAGGCGTTGATACAGGATCGTCCCTATCGCAGAGGGCTCGATGCGGAAGGGGCGCTTGAGATTTTGCGGCAGATGGTCGGGGACGGGAGACTTGATCCCCGGATCGTGGCGTTTGTCGAGGCCGATCTGCCGCGATGCTATGAGCATGCGAAGAAAGGGATCGAACTTTAA
- a CDS encoding SDR family oxidoreductase: protein MNILLTGANGYIGRRLKHRLLNENGVNLRLFVKYGQTLTAQEKCEIVEGNTFDVASLDRALEEIDVAYYLIHSMESPDYRRLDRESALNFREACIRAGVKRIIYLGGLGEKESASEHLLSRIETGEILSARDEAVQTLWFRAGVIIGSGSASFEIIRHLVEKLPFMITPRWVDTLCQPTAEKDVIEYLALAAFLEHDGNVTIDIGSEVMSYRRLLLGYAEAVGLERFLIPVPFFTPKLSSYWLTLVTPVPYSVASALIEGLKSEVLVKNDNAKRLFPSINPIPYADAVKAAVEEIKNTQVLSRWSDASGAAWEVDHSALADALFVDRRVLPLEEVSPHRMSETFCSIGGENGWFGYEVLWTVRGLIDKLVGGYGLSRGRRDPNTLRIGDSVDFWKVVDLKTDERLLLYAQMKLPGKAWLEFRISEGNLYQTAYFYPHGLAGRLYWYALVPFHNLVFQTMAANLLRRAKEEKNSD, encoded by the coding sequence ATGAACATACTGCTTACCGGGGCCAACGGCTACATCGGCCGCAGGCTCAAACACCGCCTTCTAAACGAGAACGGCGTCAACCTGCGCCTCTTTGTCAAATACGGCCAAACCCTCACCGCGCAGGAAAAGTGCGAAATCGTCGAAGGCAACACGTTTGACGTTGCGAGCCTGGACCGCGCCCTCGAGGAGATCGACGTTGCGTATTACCTGATCCATTCGATGGAATCGCCCGATTATCGGAGGCTCGATCGCGAAAGCGCCCTCAATTTCCGTGAAGCGTGCATCCGCGCCGGAGTCAAACGGATCATCTACCTCGGGGGTCTGGGCGAAAAAGAGAGTGCGAGCGAACACCTTCTCAGCCGTATCGAAACGGGCGAAATTCTCAGCGCCCGGGACGAAGCGGTCCAGACGCTGTGGTTCCGGGCGGGCGTCATCATCGGCTCGGGATCGGCAAGTTTCGAAATCATCCGCCATCTCGTCGAAAAACTTCCTTTCATGATTACCCCCAGATGGGTCGACACCCTCTGCCAGCCGACCGCCGAAAAAGACGTCATCGAATACCTCGCGCTGGCGGCATTTCTCGAACACGACGGCAACGTCACGATCGACATCGGCAGCGAAGTGATGAGCTATCGGCGGCTCCTGCTGGGGTACGCCGAAGCGGTGGGGCTTGAACGCTTTCTCATCCCCGTTCCGTTTTTCACTCCGAAACTCTCTTCGTACTGGCTCACCCTGGTCACCCCCGTCCCCTATTCCGTCGCCTCCGCCCTCATCGAAGGGCTCAAAAGCGAAGTGCTCGTCAAAAACGACAATGCCAAACGCCTCTTCCCCTCCATCAACCCGATCCCCTATGCCGACGCCGTCAAAGCGGCCGTCGAAGAGATCAAAAACACCCAGGTCCTCAGCCGCTGGTCGGATGCTTCGGGAGCCGCATGGGAAGTCGATCATTCCGCACTCGCCGATGCCCTCTTCGTCGACCGGCGCGTTTTGCCGCTGGAAGAGGTAAGCCCGCACCGCATGTCCGAAACTTTCTGCTCGATCGGCGGAGAAAACGGATGGTTCGGTTACGAGGTGCTATGGACGGTTCGGGGGCTGATCGACAAACTCGTCGGCGGTTACGGCCTCTCTCGCGGACGGCGGGACCCGAACACCCTGCGGATCGGGGACAGCGTCGATTTCTGGAAAGTGGTCGATCTAAAAACCGACGAACGCCTTCTACTCTACGCGCAGATGAAACTACCCGGGAAAGCATGGCTAGAATTTCGGATCAGCGAAGGCAACCTTTACCAGACGGCTTATTTTTACCCTCACGGGCTGGCAGGCCGACTTTACTGGTACGCGCTGGTTCCGTTTCACAACCTGGTGTTTCAAACGATGGCTGCGAATCTGCTGCGCAGGGCGAAAGAAGAAAAAAATTCGGATTGA
- a CDS encoding AarF/ABC1/UbiB kinase family protein, producing the protein MISLYSPLRLWRVFVLLLSLYLLIKKRDSLLGIRPLPPVRLRETITVLGTSFVKLAQVLATRSDFFDEAYLRELASLHDDLPPMSPAERDRVFARAFPTDPFVRFGQNAIASASIGQVHEAWLEGGVKVAVKLRREGIEKRVRADIRILRTFNRLFRPLFSTLTRHSIEAVIEEFAAMIVRECSFDEERRNLEKFSAVYAHSGIIFPRHYPRWCSDDAIVMSFEEGWRFDERERIEEAGIDISPLIEKLVRFYTDQMLVKGFFHADPHPGNLLVRSDGALVLLDFGMVKRVPNDTRIAIIELIRSANERDFEGYVSAAKRLGTVAYDAPSAELAEFTERMFDIFGNDALDSSSMQKLAFDVLDQTRNLPFKLPQEAIYILRVSAIIEGLGTTYIENFNGIKDILPILQRNIPRALGMKDSLVETLFDEFARLPEDVAALRETLRRSSRGELVVELSPYQMERLRGDLQRSLAPLYTALGLTLAAFAAWTLGWENVAYLLAGAAALRVWFR; encoded by the coding sequence GTGATCTCTTTGTATTCGCCCCTGCGGTTGTGGCGGGTATTTGTCCTGCTCCTCTCGCTCTATCTTCTGATCAAAAAACGCGATTCGTTGCTGGGAATCAGGCCTTTGCCACCGGTGCGGCTGCGTGAAACGATCACCGTGCTGGGAACCAGTTTCGTCAAGCTCGCGCAGGTGCTTGCGACCCGCAGCGATTTTTTCGACGAGGCGTATCTGCGCGAACTCGCAAGCCTCCACGACGATCTTCCGCCGATGAGTCCGGCCGAGCGCGATAGGGTGTTCGCGCGGGCGTTTCCGACCGATCCGTTCGTACGGTTCGGGCAAAACGCCATCGCTTCTGCCTCGATCGGGCAGGTGCATGAGGCGTGGCTGGAGGGAGGGGTCAAAGTCGCCGTCAAGCTGCGCAGAGAGGGGATCGAAAAACGGGTCCGCGCCGATATCCGCATCCTCAGAACGTTCAACCGTCTTTTCCGCCCCCTGTTCTCGACGCTCACCCGCCACTCGATCGAAGCGGTGATCGAAGAGTTCGCCGCGATGATCGTGCGGGAGTGCAGTTTTGACGAAGAGCGCCGCAACCTCGAAAAGTTCAGCGCCGTGTATGCGCACAGCGGAATCATATTTCCACGCCATTATCCCCGTTGGTGCAGCGACGACGCGATCGTGATGAGTTTCGAGGAAGGGTGGCGTTTCGATGAACGGGAGCGGATCGAGGAAGCGGGGATAGACATTTCCCCGCTGATCGAGAAACTGGTGCGGTTTTACACCGACCAGATGCTGGTCAAAGGGTTTTTTCACGCCGATCCCCATCCGGGGAATCTGCTGGTTCGTTCCGACGGCGCGCTGGTCCTGCTCGATTTCGGGATGGTGAAGCGGGTCCCCAACGACACCCGCATCGCGATCATCGAGCTGATCCGGTCAGCCAACGAACGCGATTTTGAAGGATACGTCAGCGCCGCCAAGCGTCTGGGCACCGTTGCCTACGATGCCCCCTCGGCCGAATTGGCGGAGTTCACCGAACGGATGTTCGATATTTTCGGAAACGATGCGCTGGACAGTTCGAGCATGCAGAAACTGGCGTTTGACGTGCTCGACCAGACGCGGAACCTGCCGTTCAAACTCCCCCAGGAAGCGATCTACATCCTCCGTGTCAGTGCGATTATCGAAGGTCTGGGGACGACGTACATCGAAAATTTCAACGGGATCAAGGACATCCTCCCGATTTTGCAGCGCAACATCCCGCGTGCACTGGGGATGAAAGATTCGCTCGTGGAGACCCTGTTCGACGAGTTTGCGCGGTTACCCGAAGACGTCGCCGCTTTGCGCGAAACGCTGCGCCGAAGCAGCCGGGGGGAACTCGTCGTCGAACTCTCGCCGTATCAGATGGAGCGGCTGCGCGGCGATCTGCAGCGTTCCCTTGCGCCTCTGTATACGGCGCTGGGCCTCACCCTCGCGGCGTTTGCGGCGTGGACGCTGGGATGGGAGAATGTCGCGTATCTTCTGGCGGGTGCCGCCGCATTGAGGGTGTGGTTTCGTTAG
- a CDS encoding EAL domain-containing protein, translating into MANSIQRLKEGAETRSVLIIDDDPEIAESLSRILRVFFREYVIASDGEEALALFYERFKASNPFTLVVTDLELPKLGGLRLIREIRALSPSQPIVILSAHDEAAFMAEAIAQNVQGYLLKPLAMPKLFNTLEKVFSLEHVADAAAESTLDPITGWNLFPVLNERIAAGEESPITLMRLRVNHFNNIIAFVGEDYANEYLTELSRLLESLVYEPKGEFFRTATDEFCLLFQGEHIDYAAELAGNMASVVRYFHTSERGIILNSTLSVGIASGSGNVLLHSKRALETTNDRSGGAVSVYSPLREVDDPSITSSRDILRMIFNALVHEDIVPLFQPIVDAHTLKPAMYQSLIRIRKDGQLYGPDTFLNLAISMGQMVMITRSMIRNTLQLYPLLEKGTLVVINLSSNDLSDEGLVAYIRFWTERFGIDPSSVAFQLINGIETLYDDAPASTVSELQREGYKIILNHFGAGEFDLPLLLSLKPDYINLHPKVTEKLGSDEGIGHIIASMVEIVHLVGSKAIAKNISDAGHIALLNAARIDYIQGYAVGDPFEVTYE; encoded by the coding sequence TTGGCTAACTCGATCCAACGGCTCAAAGAAGGGGCGGAAACGCGCTCGGTCCTCATCATCGACGACGACCCCGAAATCGCCGAATCTCTCAGCCGGATTTTACGGGTCTTTTTCCGCGAATACGTCATCGCTTCGGACGGGGAAGAGGCGCTGGCCCTCTTTTACGAACGCTTTAAAGCGTCAAACCCCTTTACCCTCGTCGTCACCGACCTCGAACTGCCAAAACTCGGGGGGCTCCGACTCATCCGCGAAATCCGCGCCCTCTCCCCATCCCAACCTATCGTCATCCTCTCGGCACACGATGAAGCGGCTTTCATGGCCGAAGCGATCGCCCAAAACGTCCAGGGCTACCTTCTCAAACCGCTGGCAATGCCCAAACTTTTCAATACCCTCGAAAAAGTTTTTTCCCTCGAACACGTCGCGGACGCTGCCGCGGAATCGACTCTCGATCCGATCACGGGCTGGAACCTTTTCCCTGTCCTGAACGAACGGATTGCCGCGGGGGAGGAATCGCCCATAACACTGATGCGCCTTCGGGTGAACCATTTCAACAACATCATCGCGTTCGTCGGAGAGGACTACGCCAACGAATACCTCACCGAACTTTCCCGCCTTCTCGAAAGTCTCGTCTATGAGCCCAAAGGGGAGTTTTTCCGCACCGCGACCGACGAATTCTGCCTTCTCTTTCAGGGAGAGCACATCGACTACGCGGCCGAACTCGCCGGCAACATGGCATCGGTCGTCCGATATTTTCATACCTCCGAGCGGGGAATCATCCTCAACTCGACCCTCTCGGTCGGCATCGCTTCGGGCAGCGGCAACGTCCTGCTCCATTCCAAACGGGCACTGGAGACGACCAACGACCGCTCCGGCGGGGCGGTTAGCGTATACAGCCCTTTGCGGGAGGTGGACGATCCCTCCATCACATCCAGCCGCGACATACTGCGAATGATATTCAATGCGCTGGTCCACGAGGATATCGTCCCCCTTTTCCAACCAATCGTCGACGCGCATACCCTCAAGCCGGCCATGTACCAAAGCCTGATTCGCATCCGCAAAGACGGTCAGCTCTACGGGCCTGATACCTTTTTGAACCTCGCGATCAGCATGGGACAGATGGTGATGATCACCCGTTCCATGATCCGCAACACCCTTCAGCTCTATCCGTTGCTGGAGAAAGGGACGCTCGTCGTCATCAACCTCTCCTCAAACGACCTCAGCGACGAGGGGCTCGTCGCCTACATCCGGTTCTGGACCGAACGCTTCGGGATCGATCCTTCCAGCGTCGCGTTTCAGCTCATCAACGGGATCGAAACCCTCTACGACGATGCGCCCGCTTCCACCGTCTCGGAATTACAGCGGGAAGGGTATAAAATCATTCTCAACCATTTCGGTGCGGGCGAATTCGACCTCCCCCTGCTCCTCTCGCTCAAGCCCGATTACATCAACCTCCACCCCAAAGTGACCGAAAAACTCGGAAGCGACGAAGGGATCGGCCACATCATCGCCAGCATGGTCGAGATCGTTCACCTGGTGGGGTCCAAAGCGATCGCCAAAAACATTTCCGACGCGGGCCATATCGCTTTGCTCAATGCCGCCCGCATCGATTATATCCAGGGATACGCCGTAGGCGATCCGTTCGAGGTGACCTATGAATGA
- a CDS encoding class I SAM-dependent methyltransferase — translation MPRVDNDRFYAASLKKYGISARGVQWRSEENQTVRFEQIVSLIPPSEGSIRIADAGCGFGDLYRFLLPRLGEKLRYVGIDSHEEMVRIARKRARGEVLWRDVLRDPLPRADYYVCSGALNILTPYEAQRFIRRCYESSAEGFVFNFLEGSEASNTYNYMNAASIERMAGELNARCVLRRGYLQGDCTAAFYRQGDAARLQQ, via the coding sequence ATGCCGCGCGTCGATAACGACCGTTTTTATGCCGCATCGCTGAAAAAATACGGCATATCGGCGAGGGGAGTGCAATGGCGCAGCGAAGAGAACCAGACGGTCCGTTTCGAGCAGATCGTATCGCTGATTCCTCCATCTGAGGGATCGATCCGTATCGCCGATGCGGGATGCGGATTCGGCGACCTGTACCGCTTTTTACTCCCAAGGCTGGGGGAGAAGCTCCGCTACGTGGGGATCGATTCACACGAAGAGATGGTGCGGATCGCGCGCAAACGTGCGCGCGGCGAGGTTTTGTGGCGCGACGTGCTGCGTGATCCCCTCCCTCGGGCCGATTATTACGTTTGCAGCGGTGCGCTCAATATCCTTACCCCTTATGAAGCCCAGCGGTTTATACGCCGCTGTTACGAGTCGTCGGCCGAGGGGTTCGTTTTTAATTTTTTGGAAGGTTCCGAAGCGTCGAACACCTATAATTACATGAATGCGGCGAGCATCGAGCGGATGGCGGGCGAGCTGAATGCGCGATGCGTTTTGCGGCGCGGATACCTGCAAGGCGACTGCACCGCCGCTTTTTACAGACAAGGCGATGCCGCGCGATTGCAACAGTGA